One Lacunisphaera limnophila DNA window includes the following coding sequences:
- a CDS encoding PEP-CTERM sorting domain-containing protein, whose product MKTGSSRKPNRARLLPSRWQTVVLAGLFQAVNLSAQVAVTGITYDALVDNANTSSGGITYLNRDREVSTVVTGLGSYRFDGPLADNVFFRRNTDSNGNGTANQAADNPNNSTIIYQHDGSNRHYGEYESSLEQLFLDGNLYGGLRNPFGNGAGTSTNSNIERIDFNFAGGYTVQADDALVFFDVENLGSFGDGFRIAAYTSVGTVNGFSNAPTAYANTGLLVAPDSFGGPVNNPQGGASGNYRRATFTNGDSLAGTASGITSVGELQLVGILIRFADLGITAGTTIQGYSLLAGDTAPTTAASLVNWNDATYYPTNTDPAGYGNMDFMGFGAQISRPVPEPSTYGAILVALGLAWVGVRRLIGRHHPQPS is encoded by the coding sequence ATGAAGACTGGCTCATCCCGCAAACCCAATCGCGCCCGGCTCCTGCCCTCCCGCTGGCAGACCGTCGTATTGGCGGGGCTTTTTCAAGCGGTTAATTTGTCCGCTCAGGTCGCGGTCACCGGCATCACCTACGACGCGCTGGTGGACAACGCCAACACGAGCTCCGGGGGCATCACCTATCTGAATCGCGACCGGGAGGTAAGCACGGTGGTCACCGGGCTGGGCTCCTATCGCTTCGACGGGCCCTTGGCCGACAACGTCTTTTTCCGCCGCAACACGGACTCGAACGGCAACGGCACCGCCAACCAGGCCGCCGACAATCCGAACAATTCGACGATCATCTATCAGCACGACGGCTCGAACCGGCATTATGGCGAGTATGAGTCCAGCCTCGAGCAGCTGTTTCTCGACGGCAATCTGTACGGCGGGTTGCGCAATCCCTTTGGCAACGGCGCCGGCACCAGCACCAACAGCAACATTGAGCGCATCGATTTCAATTTCGCCGGCGGCTACACGGTGCAGGCCGACGACGCCCTGGTGTTCTTCGATGTCGAGAATCTCGGCAGCTTCGGCGATGGCTTCCGCATAGCGGCCTACACCAGCGTCGGGACCGTGAACGGGTTCAGCAACGCCCCCACCGCCTACGCCAACACCGGCCTGCTGGTGGCCCCCGATTCCTTCGGCGGCCCGGTGAACAATCCGCAGGGCGGGGCTTCCGGCAACTACCGCCGCGCCACCTTCACCAACGGCGACAGCCTGGCCGGCACCGCGTCCGGCATCACTTCCGTGGGTGAACTGCAGCTCGTGGGCATCCTGATCCGTTTTGCCGATCTGGGCATCACCGCCGGCACAACCATCCAAGGGTATTCCCTCCTGGCGGGCGACACCGCTCCCACCACGGCCGCGAGCCTCGTCAACTGGAACGACGCAACCTACTACCCGACCAACACCGACCCGGCGGGCTACGGCAACATGGATTTCATGGGCTTTGGCGCCCAGATTTCCCGGCCCGTGCCCGAACCCTCGACCTACGGCGCCATCCTCGTGGCACTCGGGCTTGCGTGGGTCGGCGTGCGCCGGCTGATTGGGCGTCACCACCCGCAGCCCTCCTGA
- a CDS encoding PEP-CTERM sorting domain-containing protein has product MRLARSTAPQFIRHLLGAVALALAARAPAQIAINLVNTATTDQSNQTINGTVFERTTTRITTFYDAAANIYDANTVAGSAFIRRNTTAGNGNNSSVWYDQGTQAGRFSSPYATTYADLLLGNNILRGSDNTFSNDAGVAGGNIERIDFLLSSTGISASLDTAFAIFDRGAVNQHDYVKIAVITGWDSVNNRPTAYGGTLVSVDTADYGSTNPIGDFGYNLFRYDSGDAMGAGTYWDNNTETGSQGIGGVAVSLSDLGLAAGTTIYGYSLMGYDVTNGGNMANLVDWNNTTYYATNTTGQSGTGGIDLSAVNGVLYNRRVPEPSTYGALLLGLSAAFFGWRRWRRSLTARAA; this is encoded by the coding sequence ATGCGCCTCGCCCGATCCACCGCCCCGCAGTTCATCCGCCACCTGCTCGGAGCCGTGGCGTTGGCCCTGGCCGCGCGCGCGCCGGCCCAGATCGCGATCAACCTGGTGAACACGGCCACGACCGACCAGTCGAACCAGACCATCAACGGCACGGTGTTCGAACGGACCACCACGCGCATCACCACATTCTACGACGCGGCGGCCAACATCTACGATGCGAACACGGTGGCCGGCTCCGCCTTCATCCGGCGCAACACCACGGCGGGCAACGGCAACAATTCCTCGGTGTGGTATGACCAGGGCACGCAGGCGGGCCGCTTCAGCTCGCCCTACGCCACCACCTATGCGGACCTGCTCCTCGGCAACAACATCCTCCGCGGCTCCGACAACACCTTCTCGAACGACGCCGGGGTGGCCGGCGGCAACATCGAGCGCATCGATTTCCTCCTGAGCAGCACCGGCATCAGCGCCTCCCTCGACACGGCCTTCGCCATCTTCGACCGCGGAGCCGTCAACCAGCACGACTACGTGAAGATCGCGGTGATCACGGGCTGGGATTCCGTCAATAACCGCCCGACGGCCTACGGCGGCACCTTGGTGAGCGTCGACACCGCCGACTACGGCTCCACCAACCCAATCGGCGATTTCGGCTACAACCTCTTTCGCTACGACAGCGGCGACGCCATGGGCGCGGGCACCTACTGGGACAACAACACCGAGACTGGCAGCCAGGGCATCGGCGGCGTCGCCGTCTCGCTCTCCGACCTGGGCCTGGCCGCCGGCACCACGATCTACGGCTATTCCCTCATGGGCTACGACGTCACGAATGGCGGCAACATGGCCAACCTCGTGGATTGGAACAACACCACGTATTACGCCACCAACACCACCGGTCAGTCCGGCACGGGCGGCATCGACCTCTCGGCGGTCAACGGCGTGCTCTACAACCGGCGCGTGCCCGAGCCCTCGACTTACGGGGCGTTGTTGCTCGGTCTGAGTGCGGCGTTTTTCGGGTGGCGCCGCTGGCGCCGCAGCCTCACCGCGCGAGCGGCTTGA
- a CDS encoding CoF synthetase, with product METATLAPAFANACLPPEAGAVPAVLEQEIRAIYRRSPLYPARFALHSEPLQWSCYREIPLLTKQEIVQHGHTAFFADYAEIERGFAQKKFEYEHTSGTTSGPMTVVMEDGWWNAQTRRAYLAHPRLARYVDRPYRKCVLAPVGCSSNLCPYEDHPFPHRYFDGTVYLNLSSDPFAFPEAEWDRITLELQAVQPQVIEGEPVYLSLLARALARRRITVPSVETVILTYGKASRQHGRRIAAAFPGAEQVDLYGSTEAGYLFVGDAFGDNLRVVEDNAFIELTPWCPATVSTGSPQAASGSANGEEDVFQINVTTRGREAMPLLRYFTGDIVRRTSRGYRILGREKDLHLRADGTVVSAHEIDVVLPDSFACWHWSLVQVSEQRWEFQYVADEVAAESVAEALAGALGAGTRVALFRRKFIQPAASGKFALIKPLAR from the coding sequence ATGGAAACTGCCACCCTCGCTCCCGCCTTCGCCAATGCCTGCCTCCCACCCGAGGCCGGCGCGGTGCCGGCGGTCCTGGAACAGGAGATCCGCGCGATTTATCGCCGCAGCCCGCTTTATCCCGCGCGCTTCGCCCTCCACTCCGAACCGCTGCAGTGGTCCTGTTACCGCGAGATTCCCCTGCTGACGAAACAGGAGATCGTGCAGCACGGCCACACCGCCTTTTTCGCGGACTACGCCGAGATCGAACGCGGATTCGCCCAGAAGAAATTCGAATACGAGCACACTTCCGGCACGACGAGCGGCCCGATGACGGTGGTCATGGAGGACGGCTGGTGGAATGCCCAGACCCGCCGCGCCTACCTCGCGCATCCGCGGCTGGCGCGCTACGTGGACCGGCCCTACCGCAAGTGCGTGCTCGCGCCGGTCGGTTGCTCGAGCAACCTCTGCCCGTACGAGGATCACCCGTTTCCCCACCGCTATTTTGACGGGACGGTGTACCTGAATCTCTCCAGCGATCCCTTTGCCTTTCCCGAGGCGGAGTGGGACCGCATCACGCTCGAGCTGCAGGCGGTGCAGCCGCAGGTCATCGAGGGGGAGCCCGTTTACCTCTCCCTGCTCGCCCGGGCCCTCGCGCGCCGGCGGATCACGGTGCCGAGCGTCGAGACCGTCATCCTCACCTACGGCAAGGCCAGCCGGCAGCACGGCCGGCGGATCGCCGCGGCTTTCCCGGGAGCGGAGCAGGTGGATCTCTATGGCTCGACCGAGGCGGGCTACCTGTTCGTCGGCGACGCCTTTGGCGACAACCTGCGCGTGGTCGAGGACAATGCCTTCATCGAGCTCACGCCGTGGTGCCCTGCGACGGTTTCGACCGGCTCGCCGCAGGCAGCCTCAGGGTCGGCGAACGGCGAAGAAGATGTTTTCCAGATCAATGTCACGACGCGCGGGCGCGAGGCCATGCCGCTGCTGCGTTACTTCACCGGCGACATCGTGCGCCGCACGTCCCGGGGCTACCGGATCCTCGGGCGCGAGAAGGATCTCCATTTGCGCGCGGATGGGACGGTCGTTTCGGCCCACGAGATCGATGTGGTCCTGCCCGACAGCTTCGCCTGCTGGCATTGGAGCCTGGTGCAGGTCTCCGAGCAGCGCTGGGAATTTCAGTATGTGGCCGACGAAGTCGCCGCCGAATCGGTGGCCGAGGCCCTGGCCGGCGCCCTGGGGGCGGGGACGCGCGTGGCGTTGTTCCGCCGCAAGTTTATCCAGCCGGCAGCCAGCGGGAAGTTCGCGCTGATCAAGCCGCTCGCGCGGTGA
- a CDS encoding NUDIX hydrolase, which translates to MNHPGPPRRWQKLREEPHSTTRIFDVVSAIFRHPAREKEQDFIVIKPPDWVNVVALTPAGELVLVRQFRYGINDFSLEIPGGVMDPGEDPVTAGVRELREESGYVGARARLLGAVHPNPAMQSNRCHLVLVEEARRVADLDWDPDEEFEILTRPVAEVFALAAAGGITHAMVLNALLLFQPHWARWRPEVV; encoded by the coding sequence ATGAATCATCCCGGTCCCCCGCGGCGCTGGCAGAAACTGCGCGAAGAGCCGCATAGCACGACACGGATTTTCGACGTCGTGAGCGCGATCTTCCGGCATCCGGCGCGGGAGAAGGAGCAGGACTTCATCGTCATCAAGCCGCCGGACTGGGTGAATGTCGTCGCGCTCACGCCCGCGGGTGAGCTCGTGCTGGTCCGGCAGTTCCGCTACGGCATCAATGATTTTTCCCTCGAGATCCCGGGCGGCGTGATGGATCCCGGCGAGGATCCCGTGACGGCCGGCGTGCGCGAGTTGCGGGAGGAGTCGGGTTACGTCGGCGCGCGGGCGCGGCTGCTCGGCGCCGTCCACCCCAATCCCGCGATGCAGAGCAACCGCTGTCACCTCGTGCTCGTGGAGGAGGCCCGGCGCGTGGCCGACCTTGACTGGGACCCCGACGAGGAATTTGAAATCCTGACCCGGCCGGTGGCGGAGGTGTTCGCGCTCGCCGCCGCGGGCGGCATCACGCACGCGATGGTGCTGAACGCCTTGCTGCTGTTCCAGCCCCACTGGGCGCGATGGCGGCCGGAGGTCGTTTGA
- a CDS encoding LysM peptidoglycan-binding domain-containing protein, whose protein sequence is MDTLSRDSSSSSNVLPLVGVIAGALGLILAIVALVKLSTLQKTVAAHDLEIPKIVTIEGDLRAATAKSETDLRGLREGVQNALTQVGTEIGTLRAQITKVEEAQKAKAAAPAGKGGAAAPTGVLNADGTYTIGSGDTFAKIARKFAVKMDAIEAENPGLDPTKLRVGQKIRIPKK, encoded by the coding sequence ATGGATACTCTTTCCCGTGACAGCAGCAGCTCCAGCAATGTTTTGCCCCTGGTGGGTGTGATTGCCGGTGCCCTTGGCCTGATCCTTGCGATCGTCGCCTTGGTCAAACTTTCCACGCTCCAAAAGACCGTGGCCGCGCATGACCTGGAGATCCCGAAGATCGTCACGATCGAGGGCGACCTGCGGGCCGCGACCGCCAAGTCCGAGACCGATCTCCGCGGCCTGCGCGAAGGGGTGCAGAACGCCCTGACCCAGGTCGGCACCGAGATCGGCACGCTGCGCGCCCAGATCACCAAGGTGGAGGAAGCCCAGAAAGCCAAGGCCGCGGCTCCCGCGGGCAAGGGCGGCGCCGCTGCCCCCACCGGCGTGTTGAACGCCGACGGCACCTACACGATCGGCTCCGGCGACACCTTCGCCAAGATCGCCCGCAAGTTCGCGGTGAAGATGGATGCCATCGAGGCGGAGAACCCCGGCCTTGACCCGACCAAGCTGCGCGTCGGCCAGAAGATCCGCATTCCCAAGAAGTAA
- a CDS encoding tetratricopeptide repeat protein, with protein sequence MTIPPPAGNQTPEQPVAIQPGFEEAAQVFWDKNRRLILMVCAAALLVVIGREGWSYYAAEQEKGVQAEFARAADRPEQLATFAQAHSSHALAGIAWLRIADQRYAAADYRGALENYTKSVAGLKNPALLARARLGVAMSQLFSGDSAAATTSLKAISADAALSKSARAEATYHLTSLAVEAGNQAEVERLVAEIGKIDPAGIWSQRATSLMARKPVGL encoded by the coding sequence ATGACTATTCCCCCGCCCGCCGGAAACCAGACCCCAGAACAGCCTGTCGCGATCCAGCCCGGGTTTGAAGAGGCCGCCCAGGTCTTCTGGGACAAGAATCGCCGCCTGATCCTCATGGTCTGCGCCGCCGCGCTGCTGGTCGTCATCGGCCGCGAGGGCTGGAGCTACTACGCTGCGGAACAGGAGAAGGGCGTGCAGGCGGAATTTGCCCGTGCGGCCGACCGCCCCGAGCAGCTGGCCACCTTTGCCCAGGCCCACTCGAGCCATGCCCTGGCCGGCATCGCCTGGCTGCGAATTGCCGACCAGCGCTACGCCGCCGCCGATTACCGCGGGGCCCTCGAGAATTACACCAAGTCCGTCGCCGGCCTGAAAAACCCCGCCTTGCTCGCCCGGGCCCGCCTCGGCGTCGCGATGAGCCAGTTGTTCAGCGGTGATTCGGCCGCCGCCACCACCTCGCTCAAGGCGATCTCGGCGGACGCCGCACTCTCCAAGTCGGCCCGCGCCGAGGCCACCTACCACCTGACGTCCCTGGCCGTGGAGGCCGGCAATCAGGCTGAGGTGGAGCGGCTCGTCGCCGAGATCGGCAAGATCGATCCCGCCGGCATCTGGTCGCAGCGCGCGACCAGCCTGATGGCGCGCAAACCGGTCGGGTTGTAA
- the purU gene encoding formyltetrahydrofolate deformylase, producing MPTPATLVALLHGPDQPGLVAKTSGWIYARQGNILHADQHRDMEAGEFFQRIEWVPAGTGATQEAAELRAHAAALGMTARVALSTHRPKGALFVSKEDHCFHDLALRWKAGEYAGDFACVISNHPDLGEAARHYGLPFHHVPVTPATKAEAEARQRAILREAGTEFVVLARYMQVLSADFLRECGQPVINIHHSFLPAFAGGKPYHQAHQRGVKLIGATAHYATAVLDDGPIIQQDVVRVTHRHGVEDLVRKGRDLEKLVLAQALRWHLENRILVYGNKTVVFD from the coding sequence ATGCCCACACCCGCCACCCTGGTCGCCCTGCTGCACGGACCGGACCAGCCCGGCCTGGTGGCGAAGACGTCAGGTTGGATCTACGCGCGGCAGGGCAACATCCTGCACGCCGACCAGCACCGGGACATGGAGGCGGGGGAATTTTTCCAGCGCATCGAGTGGGTCCCCGCCGGGACCGGGGCGACGCAGGAAGCGGCGGAGTTGCGCGCGCACGCCGCCGCGCTCGGGATGACGGCACGGGTGGCGCTGTCCACGCACCGGCCGAAGGGCGCGCTCTTCGTCTCGAAGGAAGACCACTGTTTTCACGACCTCGCGCTGCGCTGGAAGGCGGGGGAGTACGCCGGCGATTTCGCCTGTGTGATCTCCAACCACCCGGACCTCGGCGAGGCGGCGCGGCATTACGGCCTGCCGTTTCACCACGTGCCGGTGACACCCGCCACCAAGGCCGAGGCCGAGGCCCGCCAGCGCGCGATCCTGCGCGAGGCAGGCACGGAGTTTGTCGTGCTCGCCCGCTACATGCAGGTGCTGTCGGCCGATTTTCTGCGCGAGTGCGGCCAGCCCGTCATCAACATCCATCACTCCTTTCTGCCGGCTTTTGCGGGTGGCAAGCCGTACCACCAGGCGCACCAACGCGGGGTGAAACTCATCGGGGCCACCGCCCATTATGCGACCGCGGTGCTCGATGACGGCCCGATTATCCAGCAGGATGTCGTCCGCGTGACCCACCGCCACGGGGTCGAGGACCTGGTGCGCAAGGGCCGGGACTTGGAGAAACTCGTGCTGGCTCAGGCTTTGCGCTGGCACCTGGAGAACCGCATCCTCGTGTACGGCAACAAGACGGTCGTTTTTGACTGA
- the carB gene encoding carbamoyl-phosphate synthase large subunit produces the protein MPKRTDLESILIIGAGPIVIGQACEFDYSGTQACKALREEGYRVILVNSNPATIMTDPEFADATYIEPLTLDILEKIIIKERPSALLPTLGGQTALNLSMELHHAGILEKYKVEMIGAKPEAIKKGEDRELFKQCMLRIGLDVAKSRTVHTLDEARAAADFIGTMPLIIRPSFTLGGSGGGIAYNREEFEQIVNNGLEISPVHEVLVEECLLGWKEYEMEVMRDHKDQCVVICSIENFDPMGVHTGDSITVAPAMTLTDKEFQVMRDASFAVIREIGVATGGSNIQFSIDPKTGRQVVIEMNPRVSRSSALASKATGFPIAKIAAKLAIGYTLDELRNDITRLTPASFEPTIDYVVTKIPRFTFEKFPGANTTLTSAMKSVGEAMAIGRTFKESFQKCLRSLETGARGFGGGGKWGGDDLPDEATIRQKLGTPNAERVYYIRWAFKLGLTVEDIFELSKIDPWFLHQLREIHEMEEAVRAHTLASLPSALLRRAKQFGFADAQLAHLLRTDFDTMRAHRKTAGVHTTFRLVDTCAAEFEAFTPYYYSSYGDENEIIPSKKKKIMIIGGGPNRIGQGIEFDYCCVHASFALREAGFETVMINSNPETVSTDYDTSDRLYFEPLTLEDVLEVYEQEGCSGAIAQFGGQTPLNLASALKARGVNIIGTTPESIDTAEDRKLFAAVLDRVGLKSPANRIAMSEAEALTSAAELGYPVLVRPSFVLGGRGMFILYSEAELKDVVRQVFDVMPGKPVLIDKFLEDAIEVDVDCISDGETTLVGGMLEHIEYAGVHSGDAAMVMPPHTLPKEMMTTIRSATYALAKALQVVGLMNVQFAVKDGQLYVLEVNPRASRTVPFVAKAIGVPLAKLAARVMAGAKLKDLGFTKEIQPKHWCVKEAVFPFNRFPGAAIMLSPEMRSTGEVMGLDDDLGIAFAKTQMAAKPGLPLTGKVFFSVKDSDKPHAVDLAREFIALGFTLCSTSGTWKLLRDNGVEVQHVNKLLEGRPNCIDMIKNGEIHLVINTPRGMIPRHDENAIRAAAWANNVCIMTSLTGVRASINGIKAMRAKRVDVRPLQEYRGNVVEVT, from the coding sequence ATGCCCAAACGCACAGACCTCGAGTCCATCCTGATCATCGGCGCCGGCCCCATTGTCATCGGCCAGGCCTGCGAATTTGACTACTCCGGCACCCAGGCCTGCAAGGCCCTGCGCGAGGAGGGTTACCGTGTCATCCTCGTCAACTCCAACCCGGCCACGATCATGACCGATCCGGAGTTCGCCGACGCGACCTACATCGAGCCGCTCACCCTCGATATCCTCGAGAAGATCATCATCAAGGAGCGCCCGTCCGCGCTCCTACCCACGCTCGGCGGCCAGACCGCCCTCAACCTCTCGATGGAGCTGCACCACGCCGGCATCCTCGAGAAATACAAGGTCGAGATGATCGGCGCCAAGCCCGAGGCCATCAAGAAGGGCGAGGACCGCGAACTCTTCAAGCAGTGCATGCTGCGCATCGGCCTCGACGTGGCGAAGTCGCGCACGGTCCACACCCTGGACGAGGCGCGCGCCGCCGCGGATTTCATCGGCACCATGCCGCTCATCATCCGCCCGAGCTTCACCCTCGGCGGCTCCGGCGGCGGCATCGCCTACAACCGCGAGGAATTCGAGCAGATCGTGAACAACGGCCTCGAGATCTCCCCCGTGCACGAGGTCCTTGTCGAGGAATGTCTCCTCGGCTGGAAGGAATACGAGATGGAGGTCATGCGCGACCACAAGGACCAGTGCGTCGTCATCTGCTCCATCGAGAACTTCGACCCCATGGGCGTGCACACCGGCGACTCGATCACGGTCGCCCCGGCGATGACGCTCACCGACAAGGAATTCCAGGTGATGCGCGACGCCTCCTTCGCCGTCATCCGCGAGATCGGCGTCGCCACCGGCGGCTCCAACATCCAGTTCTCCATCGATCCTAAGACCGGCCGCCAGGTCGTGATCGAGATGAACCCGCGCGTGTCGCGCTCCTCCGCGCTGGCCTCGAAGGCCACGGGCTTCCCCATCGCCAAGATCGCGGCCAAGCTCGCCATCGGCTACACCCTCGACGAGCTGCGCAACGACATCACGCGCCTCACCCCCGCCAGCTTCGAGCCGACGATCGACTACGTCGTCACCAAGATCCCCCGCTTCACCTTCGAGAAGTTCCCCGGCGCCAACACCACGCTCACCTCGGCGATGAAGTCCGTGGGCGAGGCCATGGCCATCGGCCGCACCTTCAAGGAATCCTTCCAGAAGTGCCTGCGCTCGCTCGAGACCGGCGCCCGCGGCTTTGGCGGCGGCGGCAAGTGGGGCGGCGACGACCTGCCCGACGAGGCCACCATCCGCCAGAAGCTCGGCACCCCGAACGCCGAGCGCGTCTATTACATCCGCTGGGCCTTCAAGCTCGGGCTGACGGTCGAGGACATCTTCGAGCTCTCCAAGATCGACCCGTGGTTCCTGCACCAGCTGCGGGAGATCCATGAGATGGAGGAGGCCGTCCGCGCGCACACCCTCGCCAGCCTGCCCTCGGCCCTGCTGCGTCGCGCCAAGCAGTTCGGTTTCGCCGACGCCCAGCTCGCGCACCTGCTCCGCACCGATTTCGACACGATGCGCGCGCACCGCAAGACGGCCGGCGTCCACACCACCTTCCGGCTCGTCGACACCTGTGCGGCCGAGTTCGAGGCCTTCACGCCGTATTATTACTCCAGCTACGGCGACGAGAATGAGATCATCCCCTCGAAGAAGAAAAAGATCATGATCATTGGCGGTGGACCGAACCGCATCGGCCAGGGCATCGAGTTCGACTACTGCTGCGTGCACGCGTCGTTCGCCCTGCGCGAGGCCGGCTTCGAGACGGTGATGATCAACTCGAACCCCGAGACGGTCTCCACCGACTACGACACCTCGGACCGCCTGTATTTCGAACCGCTCACGCTCGAGGACGTGCTCGAGGTCTACGAGCAGGAGGGCTGCAGCGGCGCCATCGCGCAGTTCGGCGGCCAGACTCCGCTCAACCTCGCGAGCGCCCTGAAGGCCCGCGGCGTGAACATCATCGGCACGACCCCCGAGAGCATCGACACCGCCGAGGACCGCAAACTTTTCGCCGCCGTGCTCGACCGCGTCGGGCTGAAGTCCCCGGCCAACCGCATCGCCATGTCCGAGGCCGAGGCGCTCACCAGCGCCGCCGAGCTCGGTTACCCGGTGCTGGTGCGTCCGTCCTTCGTGCTTGGCGGCCGCGGCATGTTCATCCTGTACAGCGAGGCGGAGTTGAAGGATGTGGTCCGCCAGGTCTTCGACGTGATGCCGGGCAAGCCCGTGCTGATCGACAAGTTCCTCGAGGATGCCATCGAAGTCGATGTGGACTGCATCAGCGACGGCGAGACGACCCTCGTCGGCGGCATGCTCGAGCACATCGAGTACGCCGGCGTGCATTCCGGCGACGCCGCGATGGTGATGCCCCCGCACACCCTGCCCAAGGAGATGATGACAACCATCCGCTCCGCGACCTACGCCCTGGCCAAGGCCCTGCAGGTGGTCGGCCTGATGAACGTCCAGTTCGCCGTCAAGGACGGCCAGCTCTACGTGCTCGAGGTCAACCCCCGGGCCTCGCGCACCGTCCCCTTCGTGGCCAAGGCCATTGGCGTGCCGCTGGCCAAGCTCGCCGCCCGAGTGATGGCCGGCGCCAAGCTCAAGGACCTCGGCTTCACCAAGGAAATCCAGCCCAAGCATTGGTGCGTGAAGGAGGCCGTGTTCCCCTTCAACCGTTTCCCCGGCGCCGCGATCATGCTCAGCCCCGAGATGCGCTCCACCGGCGAAGTCATGGGCCTCGACGACGACCTCGGCATCGCCTTTGCGAAGACCCAGATGGCGGCCAAGCCCGGCCTGCCGCTCACCGGCAAGGTGTTCTTCAGCGTGAAGGATTCCGACAAGCCGCACGCCGTGGACCTCGCCCGCGAGTTCATCGCGCTAGGCTTCACCCTCTGCTCCACCAGCGGCACCTGGAAGCTCCTCCGCGACAACGGTGTCGAGGTGCAGCACGTGAACAAGCTCCTCGAGGGCCGGCCGAACTGCATCGACATGATCAAGAACGGCGAGATTCACCTCGTGATCAACACGCCCCGCGGGATGATCCCGCGCCACGACGAGAACGCCATCCGCGCGGCCGCCTGGGCCAACAACGTCTGCATCATGACCTCGCTCACCGGCGTGCGCGCCTCGATCAATGGCATCAAGGCCATGCGGGCCAAGCGCGTCGACGTGCGCCCCCTGCAGGAATACCGCGGCAACGTGGTCGAGGTCACCTGA
- a CDS encoding sigma-54-dependent transcriptional regulator → MASILIVDDLISIHEMLEAVIQPTGHKTAFATDGEKALVRYKAEKYDLVLCDIDMKPMDGITLLKQLKIYDPGAVVVIMTAYASTESAIQALKYGAFDYLQKPFKVDELMQALKRSLEFKRIITERDSLGATPAVKTGDFEARLVGGSPKIKRLITQLKKLATAHTPILVSGETGTGHEIAAELLHAAQYAAEAPLVRIDCRLSSAASMRTGLLGENGAGGTWVQQARGGTLFLTHLQCLPPEAQAEFISVLRNNAHAFRLVCATEEDLEKLAESGGFNEELFYRVAALPVEMPSLRERTEDIPALLKSVAAKISNPQFDARQVEFTEDALATLRAYHWPGNLDEFTQVISQLITTTETRVITSAQLPLRVQDMKQWPSLADYLAGQEKQYIARVLNACQGDKARAAKALGIDPLRFG, encoded by the coding sequence ATGGCCTCCATCCTCATAGTTGATGACCTGATCTCGATCCACGAGATGCTGGAGGCCGTCATCCAGCCGACGGGCCACAAGACCGCCTTTGCCACCGACGGCGAGAAAGCCCTCGTCCGCTACAAGGCCGAGAAATACGACCTGGTGCTCTGCGACATCGACATGAAGCCGATGGACGGCATCACGCTGCTGAAACAGCTGAAGATCTACGACCCCGGCGCCGTGGTCGTGATCATGACCGCCTACGCCAGCACCGAGAGCGCGATCCAGGCCCTCAAGTACGGCGCCTTCGACTATCTCCAGAAGCCCTTCAAGGTCGACGAGCTCATGCAGGCGCTCAAACGCAGCCTGGAGTTCAAACGCATTATCACCGAGCGCGACAGCCTGGGCGCGACCCCGGCGGTCAAGACCGGTGACTTCGAGGCCCGGCTCGTCGGCGGCAGCCCCAAGATCAAGCGCCTGATCACCCAGCTCAAGAAGCTCGCCACCGCCCACACCCCGATCCTGGTCTCCGGCGAGACCGGCACCGGCCACGAGATCGCCGCCGAGCTCCTCCACGCCGCGCAGTACGCCGCCGAGGCGCCGCTCGTGCGGATCGACTGCCGGCTGAGCTCTGCTGCCAGCATGCGCACCGGCCTGTTGGGCGAGAACGGCGCCGGCGGCACCTGGGTCCAGCAGGCCCGCGGCGGCACGCTGTTTCTCACCCACCTGCAATGCCTGCCCCCGGAGGCCCAGGCCGAGTTCATCTCTGTCCTGCGCAACAACGCCCACGCCTTCCGGCTGGTCTGCGCCACCGAGGAGGACCTCGAGAAGCTGGCCGAGTCGGGCGGCTTCAACGAGGAGCTATTTTACCGCGTGGCCGCCCTCCCGGTCGAAATGCCTTCCCTCCGCGAGCGCACCGAGGACATCCCCGCCCTGCTGAAGAGCGTCGCGGCCAAGATCTCCAATCCCCAGTTCGACGCCCGCCAGGTGGAGTTCACCGAGGATGCCCTCGCCACCCTGCGGGCCTACCACTGGCCGGGCAACCTCGACGAGTTCACCCAGGTCATCTCGCAGCTGATCACCACGACGGAAACCCGGGTGATCACCTCCGCCCAGCTGCCGTTGCGGGTCCAGGACATGAAACAGTGGCCCAGCCTGGCCGATTACCTCGCCGGTCAGGAAAAGCAGTACATCGCCCGGGTGCTGAACGCCTGCCAGGGGGATAAAGCCCGCGCGGCCAAGGCCCTCGGCATCGATCCCCTCCGCTTCGGCTGA